In Gymnogyps californianus isolate 813 chromosome 12, ASM1813914v2, whole genome shotgun sequence, the genomic window GCAGATGAGAAATGCTTTAATACTTTCAAAGCACTGCGTTAAGTGTGCGTGGCATTATGGTAATTGGAGGATCTGGCTTTAGAAGATAAAGCAAGCAGGTTTGGAATATCACTTGGTAGGCTGCAGTCTTAGTGTAAGCTGTTGTCATGCTAACTCATGGTAGGGTATTAACTTGTCAGAGCTGGTGTAGAGGTACTTCAGGAGATGTTTTCAAAGCACCCTTTGGATCCAGATGCATCAGTATTAAATCAGCAGGATTTAACCTCCTAAATCTTCAGTGCCTTTCAAAAGCTTCCCCTTTTGTGTTTAACATGCCAGGATAGGGCACAGGATTCAGCTTATGGGCACACAGGTGAGTTATTGCAAGGTAAGTCAGGACATAAAGAAGTAGTACATCAGCTACTTTGCAGTAACAGGTGATGCTTAGGCTTTTATTCTGTGGAGGCATATCGGTTCTACCTGTAATTTATTTGAAGGGGAGCATGTTTATTGTGTGGCGTCTGGCAGGTATAGGGCAGTTACCATTATCACTACTTGTTAAGCATATTTCCAAGCCGGCTCTGTAGCAACACGTGCTTGTTCCCAAATCCAGCCATGATCCTCTGTCTTTGGCAGAGCATATGCCCTCTCTGTGGCTCTGCTGGTGAATCATGCTGACGAGGCGAAGTCATGTTGGGGTACATCACTGTCGCAAATGAAATGCCTTGATCTtcccccttttctcttctccttgtgCTGCAGGAATTCCGGACGTGGCTAAGGGAAGAGTGGGGTCGGACTCTGGAAGACATCTTCCATGAACACATGCAAGAGCTCATCTTGATGAAATTCATCTACACCAGCCAATATGAGTAAGGGCACCAGCTCTTTCTAGGTATTGAGACTGCTGCAACTTCAAGAGCATATTGGATCATTTGTTCTGAAGATGAGATGCTTGCAATGGGCTTTAACAGCCAGAGGAATGTTCTGTATCTGCAGGCTCTGTGCAAAGATACGGTGAAGCACAGTCCTTTGTAGTTGTACAGAGGAATGAGATGTAATGACAGCAGTCATAATAAGGTTCCAAGTTTTTTACGATAACTATGCGCAGCAAGGTGGTTTTGGGTCGTTTAACTGTGTTTAATTTGAAGACAGCGCAAATACCTGTGATCCCAAGGAGCTATCTCCTTATTATCCATACTAGTAAGCAATATGCTTTGTGGTGTGCTAGGCAGAAATCACACAGTCCCTGagaacttgttttttttttttaaccatcaCTCCAAACTTCTAATAGCAGCCACCTCGCTGTAGCAGATGTTTAAATATGCTTCACTGTTAGGTTCTCCGGAAATCCTAGGGAGTGAGGAGGTTTACTGTGACCTTGCTGCAGGAGCCTCCTGCTGTGCTAACGAGGACTGGCGGAGGGCAGTGAAGGGAGGGAGTGCTTGCATAGGTCTAAAGCGAAATCTGTTAAGCTTGTTGGTATTGCTGAAAACACAGATCCCGCCTCTCTCTTGATGACATCCCAAAGCTGCCCGGAGGAGCAGACTGCAAACACATTCGTCATGTCGAGGGATTCTCTCTTAATCTCCCTAACCTTTTGTTTTTTGCACAGCAACTGCTTGACGTACCGACGCATCTACCTCCCTCCTAGCAGCCCTGATGACCTTATAAAGCCAGGTCTCTTCAAAGGAACGTATGGGAGCCATGGGCTGGAGATTGTCATGTTGAGCTTTCATGGAAAGAAAGCGAAGGGGACTAAAATCACCGTGagtgcattttcctttctctcagaTGCTTGTTAAAGTATTCTTGATGCCATGGATCCATAGGAGAGATCTCTGTCTGGGAGGCAGTCAGTTGTTGCCACCTGAAACCCTGTTCCTTCTCGGGGTTGGTGGCATCGGGTGAATCTTAACACATGCAGAGTAGCTAGAATGAGCTCTGCAAAGTTTCTCATGATGCCACCTggctcccccttccttttctctcccttccagctgctttctgtgAGCAGCTAGTAGCAGGTCACTGGAGATCACTTGGCTGTATCTGAGGAGCAGGTACCAAATGTTGGCAGCTCTTCACTGAAGCCAGGCTAGCGagctccttcctctctgcagggAGGGATTCTGACAAAATGCAGTTGCAGCTTTGAGTTTCTTTCACCCTTGCAAGTACAGCCTGGCTTGTagcttttgatttaaaattctgtttctcggagagggaaagcagagatgacGTAGGACAGCTTGGGGAACAACGAACAAGGTCCCGgcgtttttttgttgttgttgttgttgttgttgccaACTTGGTGATTGTGGAATAGGGTGAACTATGTAAAAGTCAGATGATGCACGTGGGGAGGATACAGGTCTGAACTCTAGcaccctgcctctgcagccatGCTGTTGCTTCTTGTCTCTAGGGAGATCCCAACATCCCAGCTGGGCAGCAGACTGTGGAGATTGACCTGGCGCATCCTCTGCAGCTACCCGACATCGAGAACCTTCGCGATTTCAGTGAGCTCTCTCGCATCGTCCTGGAGGTCCAGGAGCAGGTGCGTcgggaggagcaggagcaggaacaccggcaggaggaagaggactgCTCCCAGCAGGCTGCCTCCCAGCCTGCTGCGAAGCCCCTGGGCGAGGAAGGTGCCGAGGGGGAAGAGACTGCAGCTGGGGCGGAGGGGACGACCCAGGACAAGGCACCAGCTTCCCAGCCCTTCGTGCTACCCATGGGAGTCATATCGAGGAATGAAGACTATCCCCGGACCTGCCGAATTTGGTAACGGGGACTACTGGTTCTATAGCCTTGTCATGCCAGTCACTTTTTGAAACGGAAGGGGGGAGTCTTTGAGGCGTGTTCTGTATTTGCTTGCCCTTTACCTGCATGCGGATCTCCCAGCCCCTTGTGCTCAGATTTTCTGCCGCTGCTGCCCTAT contains:
- the FBXO31 gene encoding F-box only protein 31 isoform X3; translated protein: MKILPDYEHMEYRDVYTCLLHRYRHILGLWQPDIGPYGGLLNVVVDGLFIIGWMYLPPHDPHVDDPMRFKPLFRIHLMERKCATVECMYGHKGPHNGHIQIVKKDEFSTKCNQTDHHRMSGGRQEEFRTWLREEWGRTLEDIFHEHMQELILMKFIYTSQYDNCLTYRRIYLPPSSPDDLIKPGLFKGTYGSHGLEIVMLSFHGKKAKGTKITGDPNIPAGQQTVEIDLAHPLQLPDIENLRDFSELSRIVLEVQEQVRREEQEQEHRQEEEDCSQQAASQPAAKPLGEEGAEGEETAAGAEGTTQDKAPASQPFVLPMGVISRNEDYPRTCRICFYGTGLIAGHGFTSPERTPGVFVLFDDDRFGFIWLELKSFSLYSRIKVSFQNAEAPSREAFDEMLKNIQSLAT